The Anaerolineae bacterium genome includes a window with the following:
- a CDS encoding restriction endonuclease → MAIPDFQTIMLPLLHCFRDGQEHSTQELLDNLAEKFSLTEEELKALLPSGKQTIFYNRVGWARTYLTKAGLLEMSRRSYYRITDRGIQVLGRNPSRIDVKFLEQFPEYIEFRERESGRRKSKEPDDEA, encoded by the coding sequence ATGGCTATCCCTGATTTTCAAACGATCATGCTTCCCCTCTTGCATTGCTTTCGTGATGGTCAAGAGCATTCCACTCAAGAATTATTGGATAATCTTGCTGAAAAGTTTTCTCTTACCGAAGAAGAGTTGAAAGCGCTTCTACCAAGTGGTAAACAAACTATTTTTTATAATCGGGTTGGCTGGGCAAGGACTTACTTAACCAAAGCAGGACTCCTTGAAATGTCACGCCGCTCATACTACAGAATAACTGATCGTGGCATACAAGTACTGGGACGTAATCCATCTCGAATTGACGTGAAATTTCTTGAGCAGTTTCCCGAATATATCGAATTTCGGGAGCGCGAAAGCGGGCGACGAAAATCCAAAGAACCTGATGATGAAGC